One genomic region from Bacillus rossius redtenbacheri isolate Brsri chromosome 6, Brsri_v3, whole genome shotgun sequence encodes:
- the LOC134532818 gene encoding probable cytosolic Fe-S cluster assembly factor GJ13047 isoform X3, translating to MSRFSGALQLTDLDDFITPSQECIKPVKIQKTESGTGAKITIQDDGAYVHLSKGRETRLQKVEISLSDCLACSGCITSAESVLVAQQSHEEVVRVFRENQQLRQSGRPEEAKLLVVSLSVQPVLSLAARYGLSPGECAERLSGYFKSLGADLVLDSTVADDLALLESQREFVERFQAAQEGPENAATQLPMLASSCPGWVCYAEKTHGSFILPYISTTKSPQQIMGSLVKGHLGRPPQQVYHVTLMPCYDKKLEASREEFVNHDLGTRDVDCVITAIELEQLLQAEGVELGGVGPASLDCPWGAAQGLWSHRGSGSGGYADHIFTHAAKELFGEEVPAVQFRTLRNPDFREAVLEKDGEVVLRFAIANGFRNIQNLVQKMKRGKTAYHYVEVMACPSGCLNGGAQVRPQGSTTARELTQQLELAYASLPRRAPEDNPAVATLYAEWLGGAHSDKSRSLLHTGYRAVQKLSTALNIKW from the exons ATGTCAAGATTCAGTGGAGCTCTTCAATTAACTGATTTGGATGACTTTATTACCCCATCGCAG GAATGCATAAAACCAGTCAAGATACAAAAGACAGAAAGTGGAACTGGAGCTAAAATTACTATTCAAGATGATGGTGCTTATGTTCATTTGAGCAAA GGACGGGAGACGAGGCTCCAGAAGGTGGAGATCTCCTTGTCAGACTGCCTGGCATGCAGCGGCTGCATCACGTCGGCCGAGAGCGTGCTGGTGGCTCAGCAGAGCCACGAGGAGGTGGTCAGGGTCTTCAGGGAGAACCAGCAGCTGAGGCAG AGCGGCAGACCCGAGGAGGCCAAGCTGCTGGTCGTGTCGTTGTCCGTGCAGCCCGTGCTCTCCCTGGCTGCGAGGTACGGCTTGTCTCCCGGAGAGTGCGCTGAGAGGCTGTCAG GCTACTTCAAGTCGCTGGGAGCAGACCTCGTGCTGGACTCGACAGTGGCTGACGACCTGGCGCTGCTGGAGAGCCAGCGGGAGTTTGTCGAGAGGTTCCAGGCGGCCCAGGAAGGACCGGAGAACGCAGCCACGCAGCTGCCCATGCTTGCGTCGTCCTGCCCAG GTTGGGTGTGCTACGCAGAGAAGACGCATGGCAGCTTCATCCTGCCCTACATCTCGACCACCAAGTCCCCGCAGCAGATCATGGGCTCCCTCGTGAAGGGGCACCTGGGTCGACCCCCGCAGCAGGTGTACCACGTCACCCTCATGCCCTGCTACGACAAGAAGCTGGAGGCCTCTCGCGAGGAGTTCGTCAACCACGACCTGGGGACGAGAGACGTCGACTGCGTCATCACTGCCA TCGAGCTGGAGCAGCTGCTGCAGGCGGAGGGAGTGGAGCTGGGGGGCGTGGGGCCAGCCTCCCTGGACTGTCCCTGGGGGGCGGCCCAGGGCCTGTGGTCGCACAGGGGCTCTGGCTCGGGGGGCTACGCCGACCACATCTTCACCCATGCCGCCAAGGAGCTGTTTGGAGAAGAGGTGCCAGCCGTGCAGTTCAGGACGCTCAG GAACCCAGATTTCCGAGAGGCGGTGCTGGAGAAGGACGGCGAGGTGGTGCTGAGGTTCGCCATCGCCAATGGCTTCCGCAACATCCAGAACCTGGTGCAGAAGATGAAGCGAGGGAAGACTGCCTACCACTACGTTGAAGTCATGGCCTGTCCCTCAG GTTGCCTGAACGGCGGGGCACAGGTGCGGCCGCAGGGCAGCACCACCGCCAGAGAGCTGACTCAGCAGCTGGAGCTGGCGTACGCCTCCCTGCCGCGGCGAGCCCCGGAGGACAACCCGGCCGTGGCGACCCTGTACGCAGAGTGGCTGGGGGGCGCGCACTCAGACAAGAGCCGCTCCCTGCTCCACACCGGCTACCGAGCCGTCCAGAAGCTCAGCACCGCGCTCAACATCAAGTGGTAG
- the LOC134532818 gene encoding probable cytosolic Fe-S cluster assembly factor GJ13047 isoform X5: MPTEGVAGRCVGTSSPRPVSGRPEEAKLLVVSLSVQPVLSLAARYGLSPGECAERLSGYFKSLGADLVLDSTVADDLALLESQREFVERFQAAQEGPENAATQLPMLASSCPGWVCYAEKTHGSFILPYISTTKSPQQIMGSLVKGHLGRPPQQVYHVTLMPCYDKKLEASREEFVNHDLGTRDVDCVITAIELEQLLQAEGVELGGVGPASLDCPWGAAQGLWSHRGSGSGGYADHIFTHAAKELFGEEVPAVQFRTLRNPDFREAVLEKDGEVVLRFAIANGFRNIQNLVQKMKRGKTAYHYVEVMACPSGCLNGGAQVRPQGSTTARELTQQLELAYASLPRRAPEDNPAVATLYAEWLGGAHSDKSRSLLHTGYRAVQKLSTALNIKW; the protein is encoded by the exons ATGCCGACCGAGGGCGTCGCAGGCCGATGTGTGGGAACAAGTTCACCGCGACCTGTG AGCGGCAGACCCGAGGAGGCCAAGCTGCTGGTCGTGTCGTTGTCCGTGCAGCCCGTGCTCTCCCTGGCTGCGAGGTACGGCTTGTCTCCCGGAGAGTGCGCTGAGAGGCTGTCAG GCTACTTCAAGTCGCTGGGAGCAGACCTCGTGCTGGACTCGACAGTGGCTGACGACCTGGCGCTGCTGGAGAGCCAGCGGGAGTTTGTCGAGAGGTTCCAGGCGGCCCAGGAAGGACCGGAGAACGCAGCCACGCAGCTGCCCATGCTTGCGTCGTCCTGCCCAG GTTGGGTGTGCTACGCAGAGAAGACGCATGGCAGCTTCATCCTGCCCTACATCTCGACCACCAAGTCCCCGCAGCAGATCATGGGCTCCCTCGTGAAGGGGCACCTGGGTCGACCCCCGCAGCAGGTGTACCACGTCACCCTCATGCCCTGCTACGACAAGAAGCTGGAGGCCTCTCGCGAGGAGTTCGTCAACCACGACCTGGGGACGAGAGACGTCGACTGCGTCATCACTGCCA TCGAGCTGGAGCAGCTGCTGCAGGCGGAGGGAGTGGAGCTGGGGGGCGTGGGGCCAGCCTCCCTGGACTGTCCCTGGGGGGCGGCCCAGGGCCTGTGGTCGCACAGGGGCTCTGGCTCGGGGGGCTACGCCGACCACATCTTCACCCATGCCGCCAAGGAGCTGTTTGGAGAAGAGGTGCCAGCCGTGCAGTTCAGGACGCTCAG GAACCCAGATTTCCGAGAGGCGGTGCTGGAGAAGGACGGCGAGGTGGTGCTGAGGTTCGCCATCGCCAATGGCTTCCGCAACATCCAGAACCTGGTGCAGAAGATGAAGCGAGGGAAGACTGCCTACCACTACGTTGAAGTCATGGCCTGTCCCTCAG GTTGCCTGAACGGCGGGGCACAGGTGCGGCCGCAGGGCAGCACCACCGCCAGAGAGCTGACTCAGCAGCTGGAGCTGGCGTACGCCTCCCTGCCGCGGCGAGCCCCGGAGGACAACCCGGCCGTGGCGACCCTGTACGCAGAGTGGCTGGGGGGCGCGCACTCAGACAAGAGCCGCTCCCTGCTCCACACCGGCTACCGAGCCGTCCAGAAGCTCAGCACCGCGCTCAACATCAAGTGGTAG
- the LOC134532818 gene encoding probable cytosolic Fe-S cluster assembly factor GJ13047 isoform X4 produces the protein MSRFSGALQLTDLDDFITPSQECIKPVKIQKTESGTGAKITIQDDGAYVHLSKGRETRLQKVEISLSDCLACSGCITSAESVLVAQQSHEEVVRVFRENQQLRQSGRPEEAKLLVVSLSVQPVLSLAARYGLSPGECAERLSGYFKSLGADLVLDSTVADDLALLESQREFVERFQAAQEGPENAATQLPMLASSCPGWVCYAEKTHGSFILPYISTTKSPQQIMGSLVKGHLGRPPQQVYHVTLMPCYDKKLEASREEFVNHDLGTRDVDCVITAIELEQLLQAEGVELGGVGPASLDCPWGAAQGLWSHRGSGSGGYADHIFTHAAKELFGEEVPAVQFRTLRNPDFREAVLEKDGEVVLRFAIANGFRNIQNLVQKMKRGKTAYHYVEVMACPSGAAAGQHHRQRADSAAGAGVRLPAAASPGGQPGRGDPVRRVAGGRALRQEPLPAPHRLPSRPEAQHRAQHQVVVCI, from the exons ATGTCAAGATTCAGTGGAGCTCTTCAATTAACTGATTTGGATGACTTTATTACCCCATCGCAG GAATGCATAAAACCAGTCAAGATACAAAAGACAGAAAGTGGAACTGGAGCTAAAATTACTATTCAAGATGATGGTGCTTATGTTCATTTGAGCAAA GGACGGGAGACGAGGCTCCAGAAGGTGGAGATCTCCTTGTCAGACTGCCTGGCATGCAGCGGCTGCATCACGTCGGCCGAGAGCGTGCTGGTGGCTCAGCAGAGCCACGAGGAGGTGGTCAGGGTCTTCAGGGAGAACCAGCAGCTGAGGCAG AGCGGCAGACCCGAGGAGGCCAAGCTGCTGGTCGTGTCGTTGTCCGTGCAGCCCGTGCTCTCCCTGGCTGCGAGGTACGGCTTGTCTCCCGGAGAGTGCGCTGAGAGGCTGTCAG GCTACTTCAAGTCGCTGGGAGCAGACCTCGTGCTGGACTCGACAGTGGCTGACGACCTGGCGCTGCTGGAGAGCCAGCGGGAGTTTGTCGAGAGGTTCCAGGCGGCCCAGGAAGGACCGGAGAACGCAGCCACGCAGCTGCCCATGCTTGCGTCGTCCTGCCCAG GTTGGGTGTGCTACGCAGAGAAGACGCATGGCAGCTTCATCCTGCCCTACATCTCGACCACCAAGTCCCCGCAGCAGATCATGGGCTCCCTCGTGAAGGGGCACCTGGGTCGACCCCCGCAGCAGGTGTACCACGTCACCCTCATGCCCTGCTACGACAAGAAGCTGGAGGCCTCTCGCGAGGAGTTCGTCAACCACGACCTGGGGACGAGAGACGTCGACTGCGTCATCACTGCCA TCGAGCTGGAGCAGCTGCTGCAGGCGGAGGGAGTGGAGCTGGGGGGCGTGGGGCCAGCCTCCCTGGACTGTCCCTGGGGGGCGGCCCAGGGCCTGTGGTCGCACAGGGGCTCTGGCTCGGGGGGCTACGCCGACCACATCTTCACCCATGCCGCCAAGGAGCTGTTTGGAGAAGAGGTGCCAGCCGTGCAGTTCAGGACGCTCAG GAACCCAGATTTCCGAGAGGCGGTGCTGGAGAAGGACGGCGAGGTGGTGCTGAGGTTCGCCATCGCCAATGGCTTCCGCAACATCCAGAACCTGGTGCAGAAGATGAAGCGAGGGAAGACTGCCTACCACTACGTTGAAGTCATGGCCTGTCCCTCAG GTGCGGCCGCAGGGCAGCACCACCGCCAGAGAGCTGACTCAGCAGCTGGAGCTGGCGTACGCCTCCCTGCCGCGGCGAGCCCCGGAGGACAACCCGGCCGTGGCGACCCTGTACGCAGAGTGGCTGGGGGGCGCGCACTCAGACAAGAGCCGCTCCCTGCTCCACACCGGCTACCGAGCCGTCCAGAAGCTCAGCACCGCGCTCAACATCAAGTGGTAGTTTGTATATAG